CGACTTCCAGACGCCCGCGTCGATGAAATCCGCGGGGATGTCCCGCTGGACCCGTTGGAGACGGACGTACTTCGGGAGCATCGACTTGACCTTCGCGACTAGCTCGGTGGCCTGCTCGTTGGTCAGCGGCTCGAACTCCCCGCGGCGCCACTGGTCGTACGTTCGGGTGCCCCGGACGACGATGTTCGGGTAGATCTTGAGGTAGTCGGGCCGCCAGTTCGAGTCCTCGAACAGCTGGCGGAAGTCCTCCTCGCACATGTCGAGGCTCATGCCGGGCTGGCCCGGCATCATGTGGAAGCCGACCTTGAACGCCGCGTCGCGCAGCCGCCGGTTGGCGTCGATGCTCGCCCCCGCGCCGTGCCCGCGGTGCATTTCTCTATTAATGCGTTCGTAGGTCGTCTGGACGCCGACCTCGACCTTCGTCCCGCCCAGCCGGAGCATCCGGTCGATCTGCTCGGGATCGCACCAGTCGGGCTTGGTCTCGAAGGTGGTGCCGATGTTCCGCACGTCGTTCGTCTCGTTCTCGGCGATCACGTCCTCCAAGTACGAAAATTCGTACTCCTCCTCGCTCTGGGCGAAGCTCTCGCCCTCGACGGGTTCCGGCGGATCCTCTGGATCGAAGTCGTTCATCGCCTCCAGCGCCCGCTTGACGAAGTGCTCCTGGTAGTCGTGGCTCCGGGCGGTCATCGTCCCGCCCATCAGGATCAGCTCGACCTTGTCGACGGGGTGGCCGATCTCTCTGAGCTGGGCGAGCCGGAGGGTGACCTGCCCGTAGGGGTCGTAGTCGTTCTGCTGGCCGCGCGCGGCGGCGGGCTCGTGGCCCGTGTAGCTCTGGGAGCTGTCGAACTCGCTCGCGGGCCCGCCGGGACAGTAGAGACA
The sequence above is a segment of the Halalkalicoccus tibetensis genome. Coding sequences within it:
- a CDS encoding tRNA uridine(34) 5-carboxymethylaminomethyl modification radical SAM/GNAT enzyme Elp3 is translated as MSTDVEPTESEAFERVCEELISRVLSGELEREDVESAKLEVCSEFSAPKVPTNGEILAQAPDDRREEAEAVLRRKPVRTASGVSPVAIMTSPHMCPHGKCLYCPGGPASEFDSSQSYTGHEPAAARGQQNDYDPYGQVTLRLAQLREIGHPVDKVELILMGGTMTARSHDYQEHFVKRALEAMNDFDPEDPPEPVEGESFAQSEEEYEFSYLEDVIAENETNDVRNIGTTFETKPDWCDPEQIDRMLRLGGTKVEVGVQTTYERINREMHRGHGAGASIDANRRLRDAAFKVGFHMMPGQPGMSLDMCEEDFRQLFEDSNWRPDYLKIYPNIVVRGTRTYDQWRRGEFEPLTNEQATELVAKVKSMLPKYVRLQRVQRDIPADFIDAGVWKSNLRQLARQRMEEHGWSCDCIRCREVGMNDTEPESVELDVMSYEAAGGTEKFISFEDPDNDLLIGFCRLRFPKDPVRRELENAALIRELHVYGNELGMGIASDADWQHKGYGRRLMETAEDLAADAGFGKVSVISGIGAREYYRNKLGYRQDGPYVSKQL